A region of Streptomyces deccanensis DNA encodes the following proteins:
- a CDS encoding FadR/GntR family transcriptional regulator, whose translation MTTPGRGLHGRVLETLGPAITAGEYPPGSVLRTDELAQTFEVSRSVMREAVRVLESMHLVESRRRVGVIVRPPAEWNVYDPQVIRWRLAGADRPRQLRSLTVLRSAVEPIAAGLAARHATAEQCAALTECAIGMVANSRGHQLEGYLRHDVAFHRLILDASGNEMFARLGDVVEEVLAGRTHHAVMFHDPDPAAVTLHVQVAEAIREHDAPRAERLTREITVGALQELDILAPNGHSPAAG comes from the coding sequence ATGACCACACCGGGCCGGGGGCTGCACGGCCGAGTACTGGAGACCCTCGGACCGGCGATCACGGCGGGCGAGTACCCGCCGGGCAGCGTGCTGCGCACGGACGAACTCGCCCAGACCTTCGAGGTGTCCCGCTCCGTGATGCGCGAGGCGGTCCGCGTGCTGGAGTCCATGCACCTGGTCGAGTCCCGCCGCCGGGTCGGCGTGATCGTCCGCCCGCCCGCCGAGTGGAACGTCTACGACCCGCAGGTCATCCGCTGGCGCCTGGCCGGCGCGGACCGCCCCCGCCAGCTGCGCTCCCTCACGGTCCTGCGCTCCGCCGTCGAACCGATCGCCGCGGGCCTCGCCGCGCGCCACGCCACCGCCGAGCAGTGCGCCGCGCTCACCGAGTGCGCCATCGGCATGGTCGCCAACTCACGCGGCCACCAGCTGGAGGGCTACCTCCGGCACGACGTCGCCTTCCACCGCCTGATCCTCGACGCCTCCGGCAACGAGATGTTCGCCCGCCTCGGCGACGTCGTCGAGGAGGTCCTCGCCGGCCGCACCCACCACGCCGTGATGTTCCACGACCCCGACCCGGCCGCCGTCACCCTCCACGTCCAGGTCGCCGAAGCCATCCGCGAGCACGACGCCCCCCGGGCCGAACGACTCACCCGCGAGATCACGGTCGGCGCCCTCCAGGAACTGGACATCCTGGCCCCCAACGGCCATTCTCCGGCGGCCGGTTGA
- a CDS encoding gluconokinase — protein sequence MRSPHVVVVMGVAGTGKTTVGPLLAARLGVPYAEGDDFHPEANIAKMSAGTPLDDADRGPWLDAIGAWAHDRAGLGGVVSCSALKRSYRDRLRAAAPGVVLVHLAGDRALIEDRMSHRQGHFMPTALLDSQFATLQPLEADEAGVTVDVSGAPEEIAERAVEALRELGPASS from the coding sequence ATGCGCAGCCCTCACGTCGTCGTGGTGATGGGCGTGGCAGGGACCGGGAAGACCACGGTCGGCCCCCTGCTCGCGGCCCGGCTCGGCGTTCCCTACGCCGAGGGCGACGACTTCCACCCCGAGGCCAACATCGCCAAGATGTCGGCCGGTACACCGCTGGACGACGCGGACCGAGGGCCGTGGCTGGACGCCATCGGCGCCTGGGCGCACGACCGGGCCGGACTCGGCGGGGTGGTCAGCTGTTCCGCGTTGAAGCGCTCCTACCGGGACCGGCTGCGGGCGGCGGCGCCCGGTGTGGTCCTCGTGCATCTCGCCGGTGACCGGGCCCTCATCGAGGACCGGATGTCCCACCGGCAGGGCCACTTCATGCCGACGGCGCTGCTCGACTCGCAGTTCGCCACGCTGCAGCCGCTGGAGGCGGACGAGGCGGGCGTCACGGTCGATGTGTCGGGCGCGCCCGAGGAGATCGCCGAGCGGGCGGTCGAAGCGCTGCGGGAGCTCGGTCCGGCGTCGTCGTAG